Proteins encoded in a region of the Lycorma delicatula isolate Av1 chromosome 6, ASM4794821v1, whole genome shotgun sequence genome:
- the LOC142326648 gene encoding superkiller complex protein 3-like, whose translation MYVQSSYTFRKVGYSKNLLAKLETMYTSSDNEVTAILLRVQLAELADKAMPPLDILFGITVKHPDSPDAWYHLGMRCLEEDEIQQCINALFKAGKLAPYWYKVYLELGNYYVTHDLVKARCCYKKALYLNKRSSEVAMALSDIYRIQGETALNIELLTAVTKTTQSKWAWLQLSIQHFELQDVGAAVKSLLAAIRIDVEDFNCWEVLGDAYLVRKAYTAAQKSYQKVVQLTPGSLYPQLQIARIKLITEEPEDVIPEFRKLSEEYPQDVPVLKGLAEACLQSAKIFHSKRLLGRMRDSLQEAVDAVTSALKEWSDVSCLWKLLGDIFTLAGNLPPTWAFLLIPCWFSPQQNQTGDRITIKSQFSCYKFASTYLHKL comes from the exons ATGTATGTGCAGAGCTCATATACATTTAGAAAAGTGGGATATAGCAAAAACTTGTTAGCAAAACTGGAAACTATGTATACCAGTAGTGATAATGAGGTTACTGCTATATTACTTCGAGTTCAATTAGCTGAGCTAGCCGATAAGGCTATGCCACCTCTTGATATACTTTTTGGTATTACTGTTAAACATCCTGACTCACCAGATGCTTGGTATCATCTAGGTATGCGTTGTTTAGAAGAAGATGAGATTCAACAATGCATTAATGCATTATTTAAG GCTGGAAAATTAGCGCCTTACTGGTATAAAGTTTACTTAGAACTGGGTAATTATTATGTTACTCATGATTTAGTAAAAGCTAGATGTTGTTACAAAAAAGCTTTGTATCTTAATAAACGGTCTTCTGAAGTGGCAATGGCTCTTAGTGATATATACAGGATTCAGGGAGAGaca gctttaaatattgaattattaactgCTGTTACAAAAACAACACAAAGCAAATGGGCGTGGTTACAATTAAGTATTCAACATTTTGAACTTCAAGATGTTGGTGCTGCTGTGAAATCCCTTCTAGCTGCTATTCGTATTGATGTGGAAGACTT taactGTTGGGAGGTCTTAGGAGATGCATACCTGGTTAGAAAAGCTTATACTGCTGCACAGAAATCTTATCAGAAGGTTGTTCAGTTAACACCAGGATCCTTGTATCCACAACTTCAAATAGCTCGAATTAAACTG ATTACTGAAGAACCAGAGGATGTCATACCTGAGTTCAGAAAACTTTCTGAAGAATATCCTCAGGATGTTCCTGTCCTTAAAGGTCTTGCTGAAGCTTGTCTACAATCAGCAAAAATTTTTCACTCAAAGAGATTATTAGGTCGTATGAGAGATAGCCTTCAGGAAGCCGTAGATGCTGTTAccag tGCATTAAAAGAATGGAGTGATGTTTCTTGTTTATGGAAACTGTTAGGGGATATTTTTACACTAGCTGGTAATTTACCTCCAACTTGGGCATTTTTATTGATTCCTTGTTGGTTTAGTCCACAACAGAATCAGACTGGTGACAGGATAACGATCAAGTCACAATTTTCTTGTTACAAATTTGCTTCTAC